One Cucurbita pepo subsp. pepo cultivar mu-cu-16 chromosome LG20, ASM280686v2, whole genome shotgun sequence genomic window carries:
- the LOC111783587 gene encoding uncharacterized protein LOC111783587, whose protein sequence is MASTEELNVECFVMGLRPDIRGAVSAHDPPDYATTLRLAETLDVKEYPTEDTQTHPNTSVDQKRKREQTSPTSSKVSWHQAKTNLNQELRQPKACPQNTLRDRPHCSNCGRRHPGQCRFKNRVCFNCHQEGHVVAYCTQGRAASTDRPPGNQLTSNLRPAPQQGRMYATTRQEAENSNTTVTSTLSIPWYYARVLFDFGSTHSFISTNLVKHARVEVEPLGYGLSVGTLAGVSMEAFERVKDCQLCVSNHMMDVTLIVLDMANFDVILGMEWLAKNHASIDCFNKEVVFRPPGQPSFKFKGTRAGTVSRIVSALKARKMLSQGAWGILAHVVELG, encoded by the coding sequence ATGGCCTCAACGGAAGAGCTGAATGTAGAGTGTTTTGTTATGGGTTTGCGGCCTGATATCCGAGGGGCGGTGTCAGCTCACGATCCACCTGACTACGCAACGACACTCCGACTGGCCGAGACGCTCGATGTTAAGGAATATCCAACAGAAGACACCCAAACCCACCCAAACACGTCGGTTGaccagaagagaaagagagagcagACGTCACCTACTTCCTCAAAGGTGTCTTGGCACCAGGCTAAGACAAATTTAAACCAAGAGCTCAGACAACCAAAGGCTTGCCCACAGAACACGCTACGTGACAGACCCCATTGCTCGAACTGTGGGAGACGTCACCCAGGACAGTGTCGGTTTAAGAATAGGGTATGTTTCAACTGTCACCAAGAAGGTCACGTTGTCGCGTACTGCACCCAAGGGAGAGCAGCTAGTACTGATAGACCCCCTGGTAACCAACTGACCTCAAACCTGAGGCCAGCTCCGCAACAGGGGCGAATGTATGCTACCACTCGTCAGGAGGCAGAAAACTCCAACACTACAGTCACAAGTACGCTCTCTATTCCTTGGTATTACGCACGGgtcttatttgattttgggtCAACCCACTCTTTTATCTCCACTAATCTTGTAAAACACGCAAGAGTAGAAGTTGAACCGCTAGGGTACGGGTTGTCTGTGGGTACCCTAGCAGGGGTAAGTATGGAAGCGTTCGAGAGGGTAAAGGACTGTCAGTTGTGTGTGTCAAACCACATGATGGATGTGACGCTGATAGTCCTAGATATGGCCAATTTTGACGTCATCTTAGGGATGGAATGGTTGGCTAAAAACCATGCATCCATCGATTGCTTCAACAAGGAGGTGGTGTTCAGACCTCCTGGTCAACCAAGCTTCAAGTTCAAGGGGACCAGGGCGGGAACGGTCTCGAGGATAGTCTCGGCATTAAAGGCAAGGAAGATGTTATCTCAGGGTGCTTGGGGGATATTAGCTCATGTGGTGGAATTAGGGTGA